The Nocardioides sp. cx-173 genome segment TGAGCCCCATCGACACGCGCGCGCCGTAGGTGAAGTCGTGGACCCGGCTCAACCACGGGGCAGAGCCGGGCGTGCGCTCGGTGAAGCCGAAGTCACCGTCGAGGTAGGGGTAGCCGGCGGTGGCCTGGTCCTCCCAGCCCGCCGGTGGCGTGAAGCGGTCGGCCCAGGTCGCGGCGTACGGCGCCACGTCGCGCAGCTCGGGCCGCGCGGCCAGGTCGACGTTGGGACCGGTGGCGCTGATCACCGCGTCGAACCGGAACTCTCCCGCCCCCGTCGCCACCACGATCTCGCCGGTCCCGGGGTCGCCGTCGACCTCGACGGACTTCCAGTCGGCCGAGGTGTGCCAGGCGAAGGAGTCCCACCCCGTGCAGCGGTGCCAGCTGGCCTGCGGCGGTGGCTGGTTCATGCGCTGGAAGTGCACGGAGTAGCGCCACTTGTCCTCGTCGGGCAGGTCGGGGAAGTGCGCGCCGAAGGCGTAGAACTCCATCCACCGGAACAGGTTCACGCGCGGCACCTCGGGGCGGCGGTAGAAGAGGTCGACGCTGGCGGCGCCGTGCTCGAGTGCCGCGCCTGCGTAGTCGAACGCCGAGGCGCCGCCGCCGAGCACGCCGACCCGCTGGCCGGCGAACCGCGCGAAGTCGAGCCGCTCGCCGGTGTGCGCGTAGCGGTGGGGCGCCAGCGCGTCGCGGACCATCCGGGGCACGGTCCACTCGCCGTTGCCGGCGAGGCCGCTCGCGAGCACGACCCGCCGCGCGAGCCGCACGCCTTCGCTGGTCTCCACCTCGAGCAGGTCGCCGGCGGGCCGGATGCCCGTGACGCTCACGCCGTTGTGCACCCGGGGCTCGGTCACCTTGCGGAACCAGTCCAGGTAGGCCTG includes the following:
- a CDS encoding NAD(P)-binding domain-containing protein yields the protein MTALDTLEERVRRDLELTAYPRPEWVRPRTRDGEHVLDVLIVGAGQAGLTVAFALKRRAVTNVLLLDAAPAGSEGPWTTYAAMHTLRTPKTLTGPDQGLPSLTPEAWYRAAHGDAAWEDLRFIPKHHWQAYLDWFRKVTEPRVHNGVSVTGIRPAGDLLEVETSEGVRLARRVVLASGLAGNGEWTVPRMVRDALAPHRYAHTGERLDFARFAGQRVGVLGGGASAFDYAGAALEHGAASVDLFYRRPEVPRVNLFRWMEFYAFGAHFPDLPDEDKWRYSVHFQRMNQPPPQASWHRCTGWDSFAWHTSADWKSVEVDGDPGTGEIVVATGAGEFRFDAVISATGPNVDLAARPELRDVAPYAATWADRFTPPAGWEDQATAGYPYLDGDFGFTERTPGSAPWLSRVHDFTYGARVSMGLNGNMNSGLGAGGRRLADALSRSLFLEDGAAFLEDYTRYDLAELTDLGRPDGGR